CAAAGACGGCAGCTACCGCTGGGTGCTAGATCGAGCGCAGATCCTCCGCGACGAACATGGTACGCCCGTGCGGATGATTGGCACCATGACCGATATCCACCATCTCAAGGATGCGGAAGAAGCGCAAAGGCTCCAGGTAGAGCGGGAACGGCTGTTGTCTCGCGTGACGCGGCATATTCACCAGTCGCTCGATTTAAGCGAAATTTTGAACTCTGTGGTTACGGACGTGCGGCAGTTGTTTCAGTGCGATCGCGCTTTGATCTACCGCTTTCATCAGGTTTCCACGCAACCTGCCCAGGCGATTGTGGAATCGAGCTTGCCCGGTTGGGGCGTGGTGCTAGACGATCCCCAGGTCTGCGGTCGGGTCGAAGAAGTGCTATTGCGGCAATATGGCGATTCCCATAGGGATCGCTTCGCGAATCGCCCCAGCACCGAAGTTCAACCCACCCGCATCGACAACATTCACACGGCGAACCTCTCGCCAGAGTTTCGCGAGATGCTGACCCGCGTGGGCGTGCAATCTGGTCTGACCGTTGCCATCAACTGCGACGGCAATCTGTGGGGGCTGCTGTGTGTTCACCAATGCCAATCTTTGCGAGAGTGGCAGACCTGGGAGATAGATTTGCTGATGCAACTGGCCAACCAGTTGGCGATCGCCGTGCAGCAGTCGGAACTCTACAGCCAAGTGCAGCGGATCAACGCCGAGCTAGAAACCAAAGTGGCCGAGCGCACGGGCGAACTGCGCCAGTCTCTTGAGTTCGAAGCCTTGCTCAAGCGAATTACTGACCAAGTCCGCGATAGCCTCGACGAGCGCAAAATCTTGCAAACGGCGGTGCAAGAGCTGGGGCAGGCGCTTGGGGTCTTCTGCTGCGACACCGCGCTCTACGATGCCGAAAACCAGGTTTCCACCATCTACTGCGACTATACCCGCGAGGTTAAGTCCGAAGAGGGCACGCAGATCCTCATGGCAGACTATCCCGATCTCTATCGCCAGCTTTTGCAGGGAATGCATCAGCAGTTTTGCTATGCCAACGAGGTGACGCGCGATTCCCGTAGGGATCGCTTCGCGAATCGTCTGCTGACCCGCCCAGTGGCCAAACACTGTACGATTTTTTCCTGCCCCATCCGAGACGATCAGGGAGTCCTGGGAGACATGGTGCTGCTGCGGCCCGCCGATGAATTCTTTAACGAGCTGGAGGTGCGGCTGGTGCAGCAGGTGGCCAACCAGTGCGCGATCGCCCTCCGCCAGTCTCGCCTCTATCAGGCCGCCCAGGCCCAGGTCACCGAACTGGCCCGCCTGAATCAGCTCAAAGACGACTTTCTTTGCACCATTTCCCATGAGCTACGAACCCCCGTCGCCAATGTCAAAATGGCAGCTCAGATGGTTGAAACAACCCTCCGAGCAGAGGGCATCCTCGACAACCCCAGCCATCCGCTAGGGCGCTATGTGCAGACTTTGCAAGAGGAATGTCAGCGAGAGATTAATCTAATCAACGACCTGCTTGACCTTTCCCGGCTCGATGCCGAAGTCGATCTGCTGCACCCTGTTCCCATTCACCTGCAATCCTGGATTTCCCACGTTGCGGAACCCTTCTTAGACCGCATCCATCGCCACCAGCAGCACCTCAGCCTTGACCTGCCGCCCGACCTGCCGCCCCTCACCACCGACCTCAGCCACTTTGAGCGCATCCTCACTGAATTGCTCAACAACGCCCGCAAATATACCCCCATCGGCGAACGCATCGAGGTGCGAGCCAGCCTCGTAAACAACGTCAGAAGTCGAACATGGTTGGATTCGCCATCGGCGAACGCATCGAGGTGCGAGCCAGCCTCAGCAGCGACCGCATGGAGCGCGACGAAGTGGAACAAGATGGAGCCGAATCTGAAAGCCCGCTCTCCAGCCCCCTTCCACTCCCTCACTTACTCATCACCATCACCAACACAGGGGTCGAAATCCCTCCAGAGGAGTGCGATCGCGTGTTTGATCGGTTTTATCGCATCCCCAGCAGCGACCCCTGGAGGCACAGCGGCACTGGCCTGGGGCTGGCGCTGGTCAAAAAGCTCACGGAACTGCTGGGCGGCCGCATTGGCATTCGCAGCAGCGCAGGACAAACCACCGTCTGGCTCCGCCTTCCGCTCGTTCTGCGGCAGTGATTGCTGGAAACGTCGCCCCACTCAGCAGAGGGGAAAAACCCTCAGCCTGACCGCCTCGCCTCGCCCCAACCCAGCGGACAGGTCGCCAGATCCAGAACCAGCGCAGCAAGCTGGGGAGTCGCGCCGAACGGCGGATAGAGCCGGAACTGGCAGGTGGGAAACTGCGTGGACAGGTCGCGCACGTCCTGGGCGATCGCTTCGGTAATCCCGCCGGGAAACAGAAAAAACGGCAGAATGTCCACCTGCTGAGCGCCCTGAGCTACCAGCCTGGCGGCCTGATCGGCAAGCCCCGGCGGCAAGGCCCAATAGGCGGCGATCGCCCCGATTTGCTGGGCCAGCGCTTCCACGGGCGCATTGCCTCCGGGGCGACGACTGCCGTGCGCCAGCAAAATTCGGGCCACAGGTTCAGAATTTGGGGCAGGCAATAAGTTTGCCAGCCTGGGGTGGCTCCCCAGATGGGGCGCAATCTCGATGGACAGGCGCGGGCTAGCCTGCTGGCGGGCGATCGCCACCTCAGCGGGGATGTCTTCCATTACATGCACCCCCGGCAACAAAAATAGCGGGATAATCACGAGGCGATCGCCCCCCAGGGTCAGCGCTTGCGTCGCCACTTGCAAGATTCGCTGGTGCAACGGCTGTGGACTTAGCTCCAGTGCGGCCGTCTCCACCAGCGGCGGCAGCCCACCCGCCTCCCGCCGTCGCAACTCCGCCGCAACCTGATGCGCCAAAACCCCAGCCTCGGCATGAGGTCTGGGGTCGCGGCTGCCGTGAGTCACCAAAAGGTAGGCGGGAAGATGGGCGGGCAATTCAGAATTTGGCTAGGGTTGAGTCAAAAAGGAATCTGC
The Thermoleptolyngbya sichuanensis A183 DNA segment above includes these coding regions:
- a CDS encoding sensor histidine kinase; translated protein: MERDEVEQDGAESESPLSSPLPLPHLLITITNTGVEIPPEECDRVFDRFYRIPSSDPWRHSGTGLGLALVKKLTELLGGRIGIRSSAGQTTVWLRLPLVLRQ
- a CDS encoding sirohydrochlorin chelatase, whose product is MPAHLPAYLLVTHGSRDPRPHAEAGVLAHQVAAELRRREAGGLPPLVETAALELSPQPLHQRILQVATQALTLGGDRLVIIPLFLLPGVHVMEDIPAEVAIARQQASPRLSIEIAPHLGSHPRLANLLPAPNSEPVARILLAHGSRRPGGNAPVEALAQQIGAIAAYWALPPGLADQAARLVAQGAQQVDILPFFLFPGGITEAIAQDVRDLSTQFPTCQFRLYPPFGATPQLAALVLDLATCPLGWGEARRSG